A genomic segment from Micropterus dolomieu isolate WLL.071019.BEF.003 ecotype Adirondacks linkage group LG03, ASM2129224v1, whole genome shotgun sequence encodes:
- the LOC123968526 gene encoding uncharacterized protein LOC123968526 isoform X1, with protein sequence MQSLTQPNSGPNPVTTVTTEQPLDTETEAQPAQSEPAAQEEENKSAATAEAEAQISPEKNGTGVQTAETLASMEVMPAVENDPAVQPLTEPSDNGGGMAVDSASKPSAPTEPVPDTNTNPVCDGQKAKKQGKGVRDGRKYVPSKKAMVDPLKMDMSKPLVMPLSSSQLSLQCIECHIIFSDHKSKERHLKLSHPAEYEQCILRNALFACYVCDRHFTNSTELMVHQKAHIEKKPFKCPICGQAFNKSSELTLHKKIHFGLDGYACSDCGKPCKTMTLLKYHRRTHTGERPYVCKECGKRFTMSKALQKHMVSHLPEGAEGDGGDTTAKAQLKKDDGATKYPCSVCKASFKSTKTRLHHMKTKHSVLPATASNALPGGQQVKQSTPIITPISICQSALLQVEPNGPLQKVDANIDTEQIRRLIESLGNVQKVNQVVILGQVPPHAPPLEVQQISQMAESANLNLNPPQIDFMGLKQTESKAIEFDPSNSICDSMEQTIILEPITPDGQLENPTFTELGSHIAAGENIELTLVQTEETERPEGEVMHHILQQPDISAIQSDPMDQMICQNEVVVLKENFEQTVILELTPALIPTVELEQSQTVPQNDIPSSSLVSITEPEKTPDQTLDHTVIDEQETSLSVPTLMHTVELEPTPLQREQEDLPSFPFVPPDTLIQTPSESETNPKEGVDINMQTVSLDEVHPVMDGAAPQETQEKAEQEPSEKLLVGEKEGQGQVENLSELEDPSAKEEVPSHLETKQVPQISELPVNVMSAQELVKVRKRKPARAFIFQGYMQELVGSILKDDLKINTQPAKRQRTKKSHLVVKFGPQSKEKKSKKQKKEHQPTQKDVIKGKTPTTNLSEKKVPSQKKGRKGKKDKKAGHLASTAEIKSPSSTRDPQVQQIKEDTRKNKMKKQEVVREVVTHVSEHKNVASPVFKKKKQAKIMRKDQPKNAKDGKQKKKVKTKTSAVSADMPGPHITQDALLLLKGHKQPQLKVYKLDPSKASSQTQDASPHESQTMSQQSKDSRLKHPASQCTDLTAGKKKGGRPKKNQKALSLLSSLQVSHQSPETLPTKPKTSRKRKASSKVETEGVITSHSKRALECKDCGERFSEVSSLQKHKAMLHIVESPGLTYTNGNIFEGVSRLDLYQLPKQHDKVVRVMNATTDWDTEPEMGEMALEDRERSVSFPALIPSPSLPLPPSDVEMSAYEDKGGSKTGADDQSHTFSEFHSPSGQMKNRETTPNFTYESPLRTSTQTKNSETGEPLASNEDKREEGTLKNSNSESEVKGTTDEDIKEDLLLEVDLVTVGEVNERDNPPSHEDTAPQNESNGTCSSEGASTSKLPGQVSIETTETSLTSQTVSCSTHQVEIKEEEEEMLVETIKGENGPVGNARRGKRRGTGRLKRDVIAKRVSVGDTVRGTESEKERDECQVVYEQHPILSDSEIFDKGQTGTKTSKPETSPEFETNKATATVTSLPSIPSTLEESPEEQVVFELESVTTSVEEVMSERGLQGGEEHHRDQSPGIILEKFLTSRQRATADKVCLMTARINQRQFLFQGLDSIADNEVHALDSQEIKVEENISDPLLFAPTCQNRQSASMQPQHHRDIRTVLVKEENSLVLNEVQSTQGSRHIRWNVEPVSNETTSSTLMESGDTTRDCRVTPEFNTNHCIFYPVKEEEREVQLGDAQTNSGNLIMGASSDVQQTEHQAADLTEVDAEWQHPPDLQDFLLQSSDEEDVGAFELSDPQLDSEAEVMAYFYKNQTNRAQGPDEMPQNLPTSTNQLQTPREENRTREPIDYFSKYFGWDTWVEITNCTNKLSNLPNPVIAREVAKFVGIHIAMGTLKFPSPRLYWEDLTKVPLVAEAMPLSRFLELSRMLKLASPAQDPVNNNIQEGRYGSDFQNVQQENSLSSRQSEISQCSDGQKRGDTPNDLDSSKTQTDPLWKAQPLLCRFRAGCQSLRRGGDYAVDQYPLPLTGKMHNKKLSLHCTTLIGFGGLLLHVDLKLGLSGKEDAVEKMVPKGSMVFLCKQELSTPAMLERLLVAGVHGAGRVGGARGQIGDEFVSSDGKLMLRRSHRGFILCTAGNGQRNMASLIDNFEKAQMSAHLNRDLLNLYSIPLTASAPTCWPQAVLWYLTDLALVNSWLLYRQDHGAASLPLTLMAFRLEVSKALILSSGSDTQDSVPPQPLIEKGHASNETPNPSVVEESPLPDAATRYDGSGHWPEQLGEGEGGRCRFGDCQRTSRVLCLKCCVFLCISRNHNCFLNFHNEGSLGKE encoded by the exons ATGCAGAGCCTGACCCAGCCTAACAGTGGGCCAAACCCGGTGACCACAGTAACCACGGAGCAACCGCTGGACACGGAGACTGAGGCTCAGCCAGCACAAAGTGAACCAGCTGCacaagaggaggagaacaaatCAGCTGCTACTGCTGAGGCTGAAGCACAAATCTCACCGGAGAAAAATGGGACAGGGGTgcaaacagcagaaacacttgCTAGTATGGAAGTCATGCCAGCAGTGGAGAATGATCCGGCTGTTCAGCCACTGACTGAGCCCTCAGATAACGGTGGAGGGATGGCTGTGGACTCTGCTTCAAAGCCAAGTGCCCCCACAGAACCGGTACCTGATACAAATACAAATCCAGTGTGTGATGGGCAAAAGGCAAAGAAACAGGGCAAAGGTGTGCGTGATGGTAGGAAATATGTTCCTTCAAAGAAGGCGATGGTGGATCCTCTGAAGATGGACATGTCCAAACCCCTGGTTATGCCTCTCTCAT CCTCTCAGCTCTCCCTGCAGTGCATCGAGTGCCACATAATCTTCAGTGATCACAAGAGCAAAGAGCGTCATCTGAAGCTGAGCCACCCAGCAGAATATGAACAATGCATACTAAGGAATGCCCTTTTTGCCTGTTATGTTTGCGACCGCCACTTCACAAATTCCACAGAGCTTATGGTCCACCAGAAAGCCCACATAGAGAAGAAACCCTTCAAGTGTCCAATCTGTGGCCAGGCCTTCAACAAGTCATCAGAGCTCACCCTTCATAAAAAAATTCATTTTGGCCTGGACGGTTATGCCTGTTCTGACTGTGGCAAACCATGCAAAACCATGACACTGCTGAAGTATCACCGTCGCACACACACTGGAGAGAGGCCGTATGTATGCAAAGAGTGTGGAAAGAGGTTCACCATGTCCAAAGCTTTGCAGAAACATATGGTGTCACACCTGCCAGAGGGAGCTGAAGGAGATGGGGGAGACACAACAGCTAAAGCTCAACTGAAGAAAGATGATG GTGCTACAAAATATCCTTGTTCTGTATGCAAGGCCAGCTTCAAGAGTACCAAGACACGGTTACATCACATGAAAACTAAGCATAGTGTATTGCCTGCTACTGCCAGCAATGCCCTCCCAGGTGGGCAGCAAGTAAAACAAAGTACACCCATCATAACTCCAATATCTATTTGCCAATCAGCACTACTACAGGTGGAGCCCAATGGTCCTCTGCAAAAAGTTGATGCCAATATTGACACAGAGCAGATTCGCAGACTTATTGAATCTTTGGGAAATGTGCAGAAAGTGAACCAAGTTGTCATATTGGGGCAGGTGCCCCCTCATGCCCCGCCACTTGAAGTGCAGCAGATATCACAAATGGCAGAATCGGCCAATTTGAATCTCAATCCACCGCAAATAGATTTTATGGGCCTGAAACAGACAGAATCTAAGGCCATTGAATTTGACCCTTCAAATAGCATATGCGATTCAATGGAGCAAACAATTATACTGGAACCTATTACACCAGATGGACAGTTGGAAAACCCCACTTTCACAGAACTTGGTTCACACATAGCAGCAGGTGAAAATATAGAGCTAACACTCGTTCAGACTGAAGAAACAGAAAGACCCGAGGGAGAGGTGATGCATCACATCCTTCAACAGCCAGATATTAGTGCAATTCAGTCTGATCCTATGGATCAAATGATTTGTCAGAATGAGGTAGTTGTCCTCAAAGAAAACTTTGAGCAAACAGTCATATTAGAACTTACCCCCGCTTTGATACCAACTGTGGAGCTGGAACAATCCCAAACTGTGCCACAAAATGATATCCCATCCTCCTCTCTGGTATCAATCACAGAACCGGAGAAGACTCCTGATCAGACTCTAGATCATACTGTAATAGATGAGCAGGAGACCAGCCTGTCAGTCCCAACACTTATGCATACAGTTGAGTTGGAGCCGACACCTTTACAAAGAGAGCAGGAAGACCTTCCTTCTTTCCCTTTTGTTCCACCAGACACACTTATACAAACTCCAAGTGAATCCGAAACTAATCCCAAAGAAGGGGTTGATATCAACATGCAAACAGTAAGTCTAGATGAGGTCCACCCTGTGATGGATGGAGCTGCACCACAAGAGACACAGGAAAAGGCTGAACAAGAACCATCTGAGAAATTGCTGGTAGGTGAAAAGGAGGGGCAGGGGCAGGTGGAGAACCTGTCTGAATTAGAGGATCCATCCGCTAAAGAGGAAGTTCCATCACATTTAGAGACAAAGCAGGTCCCACAGATCTCAGAATTACCTGTAAATGTAATGTCAGCTCAAGAACTGGTGAAAGTACGGAAGAGAAAGCCAGCCAGGGCATTTATCTTTCAAGGATATATGCAAGAACTGGTCGGATCCATACTCAAGGATGATTTAAAAATTAATACCCAACCTGCCAAACGGCAAAGAACAAAAAAGTCTCATCTTGTTGTTAAATTTGGTCCACAAAGCAAAgagaagaaaagcaaaaaacagaagaaggaGCATCAGCCAACACAGAAAGATGTGATAAAAGGTAAAACACCAACGACAAATCTCTCAGAAAAAAAAGTACCATCACAGAAGAAGGGAAGAAAGGGGAAAAAGGACAAGAAAGCAGGACATTTGGCATCTACAGCTGAAATAAAATCACCCTCATCAACCCGGGATCCACAGGTGCAACAAATCAAAGAAGATacgagaaaaaataaaatgaaaaagcaaGAAGTGGTCAGGGAGGTTGTTACGCATGTAAGTGAGCACAAAAATGTAGCCTCACCTgtattcaaaaagaaaaaacaagcaaaaataaTGCGAAAAGATCAGCCCAAGAATGCAAAGGATGggaagcaaaagaaaaaagtcaagacaaaaacaagtgCAGTTTCAGCAGATATGCCTGGCCCACACATAACTCAAGATGCTCTACTTCTACTGAAAGGTCATAAACAACCCCAGCTGAAAGTTTACAAGTTAGACCCTTCAAAGGCATCCAGCCAGACACAGGATGCTTCACCTCATGAGTCCCAAACAATGTCCCAACAGAGTAAAGACAGCAGGCTCAAACATCCAGCTAGTCAGTGTACAGATCTCACAGCAGGTAAGAAAAAAGGAGGAAGACCCAAAAAGAACCAGAAAGCTCTTTCATTGTTGTCCTCGCTACAGGTTTCCCATCAATCACCTGAGACCCTGCCCACCAAGCCAAAGACCTCCAGGAAACGTAAAGCCTCCTCAAAAGTGGAGACTGAAGGAGTGATAACTTCTCATTCCAAGCGTGCCTTAGAGTGTAAGGACTGTGGGGAGCGATTTAGTGAAGTCTCATCTCTTCAGAAGCACAAGGCGATGTTGCATATTGTAGAGAGTCCCGGGCTCACTTACACCAATGGGAACATCTTTGAAGGCGTCTCCAGGTTGGATCTTTACCAGCTTCCAAAACAGCATGATAAGGTTGTTAGGGTGATGAATGCTACTACAGACTGGGATACTGAGCCTGAGATGGGAGAGATGGCATTAGAAGACAGAGAGCGAAGTGTCTCTTTTCCAGCTTTGATTCCATCCCCATCTTTACCTCTTCCTCCTTCAGATGTTGAAATGAGTGCCTATGAAGATAAGGGTGGAAGTAAAACAGGGGCAGACGATCAATCTCATACCTTTTCAGAATTTCACTCACCATCTGgtcaaatgaaaaacagagagaccACTCCAAATTTCACATACGAATCCCCTTTACGTACCTCTACTCAGACAAAGAATTCGGAGACAGGAGAGCCTTTGGCATCAAATGAGGACAAGCGAGAAGAAGGCACCCTGAAGAATTCCAACTCAGAATCTGAAGTCAAGGGTACCACAGATGAAGACATTAAGGAGGATTTACTTCTCGAGGTAGATTTAGTCACTGTTGGGGAGGTGAATGAGAGAGATAATCCACCTTCTCATGAAGACACTGCTCCTCAAAATGAATCCAATGGAACCTGCAGTTCTGAGGGTGCAAGCACCAGCAAACTTCCCGGGCAAGTTAGTAttgaaacaactgaaacaaGTCTAACTTCGCAGACTGTGTCATGCTCTACTCATCAGGTCGAGAtcaaagaagaggaggaagaaatgtTAGTCGAGACGATAAAAGGAGAGAATGGACCTGTGGGGAATGCTAGAAGGGGTAAGAGAAGAGGAACAGGACGTTTGAAAAGGGATGTGATAGCAAAGAGAGTTTCAGTTGGAGATACTGTCAGAGGAACAGAATCAGAGAAAGAACGAGATGAATGTCAGGTAGTTTACGAACAACACCCCATCCTCTCTGATTCAGAAATTTTTGATAAAGGTCAGACCGGAACAAAGACTTCAAAACCAGAGACCAGTCCTGAATTTGAGACCAATAAAGCTACTGCTACTGTCACATCTTTGCCTTCAATCCCCTCTACATTAGAGGAATCTCCTGAAGAGCAAGTCGTGTTTGAGCTGGAGTCGGTTACCACTAGTGTTGAGGAGGTAATGAGTGAAAGAGGACTGCAAGGAGGAGAGGAGCACCACAGGGATCAGTCTCCAGGCATCATACTTGAGAAGTTCCTCACTTCTAGACAGAGAGCGACTGCTGACAAGGTGTGCCTGATGACAGCGAGGATCAATCAAAGACAG TTTTTGTTCCAGGGTTTGGACAGCATTGCTGACAATGAAGTGCATGCCCTTGATAGCCAGGAGATCAAGGTTGAAGAGAATATCTCAGACCCACTACTGTTTGCACCCACCTGTCAAAACAGACAGAGTGCAAGTATGCAGCCACAGCACCATCGTGATATAAGGACTGTTCTGGTGAAGGAGGAGAATAGCCTTGTGCTGAATGAGGTTCAGAGCACGCAGGGCAGCAGACATATCCGATGGAATGTGGAGCCGGTCAGCAATGAAACCACCTCCAGTACAT TAATGGAGAGTGGGGATACAACAAGGGACTGTCGCGTCACCCCTGAGTTCAACACCAACCACTGTATCTTCTACCcagtgaaggaagaggagagggaggttCAACTGGGAGATGCTCAGACCAATAGTGGGAATTTAATCATGGGGGCATCCAGTGATGTCCAGCAGACAGAACATCAAGCAGCAGATTTAA CTGAGGTAGATGCTGAGTGGCAGCATCCACCGGATCTCCAGGACTTTCTCCTACAGAGTTCTGATGAAGAGGACGTTGGTGCTTTTGAATTGTCTGATCCTCAGCTTGACTCAGAAGCAGAAGTAATGGCTTATTTCTACAAGAACCAAACAAACCGTGCACAAGGGCCAGATGAAATGCCACAAAA tttGCCAACTTCAACGAACCAGCTTCAAACaccaagagaggaaaacaggaCCAGAGAGCCCATTGATTACTTCTCCAAGTATTTTGGTTGGGATACCTGGGTAGAAATTACCAATTGCACAAATAAACTGTCCAACTTGCCCAACCCTGTCATTGCCAGAGAGGTTGCAAAATTTGTTGGGATCCACATTGCAATGGGAACTTTAAAG TTTCCCTCTCCGAGGCTCTACTGGGAGGACCTAACTAAGGTGCCCTTGGTTGCTGAAGCCATGCCACTTTCCCGTTTCCTCGAGCTGTCTCGCATGTTGAAGCTTGCCTCTCCTGCACAGGATCCAGTCAACAATAATATACAGGAGGGAAGATATGGTAGTGACTTTCAAAATGTACAGCAAGAAAATAGTCTGTCAAGCAGGCAAAGTGAAATTTCTCAGTGTAGTGACGGGCAGAAGCGAGGGGATACGCCAAATGACCTGGACAGTTCAAAAACACAGACTGATCCCCTGTGGAAGGCTCAGCCATTATTGTGCCGTTTTAGAGCAGGGTGCCAGTCACTGAGACGAGGTGGTGATTATGCAGTTGACCAATACCCACTTCCTCTGACTGGGAAGATGCACAATAAGAAACTGTCTCTCCACTGTACTACGTTAATTGGATTCGGTGGTTTGCTCTTACATGTGGATCTTAAATTGGGTCTGTCCGGCAAAGAGGACGCTGTGGAAAAAATGGTCCCCAAAGGTAGCATGGTATTTCTTTGCAAACAGGAACTCTCCACCCCTGCTATGCTAGAGCGTCTGTTAGTAGCTGGGGTTCATGGTGCAGGCAGGGTGGGAGGAGCCCGGGGACAGATCGGAGATGAGTTCGTAAGCTCAGATGGGAAGCTGATGTTGCGCAGATCGCACCGTGGCTTTATACTTTGTACTGCGGGAAATGGCCAGAGGAACATGGCTTCACTCATTGACAACTTTGAGAAGGCCCAGATGTCAGCTCACCTCAACAGAGATCTGCTAAATCTTTACTCTATCCCTCTCACTGCCTCGGCCCCAACCTGCTGGCCTCAAGCAGTGCTTTGGTATCTAACGGATCTGGCTTTGGTAAACTCCTGGCTCCTATACAGACAGGATCACGGGGCTGCGTCTCTACCTTTGACTCTCATGGCCTTCAGATTGGAGGTGTCCAAGGCTTTGATCCTCTCCAGCGGCTCTGATACCCAAGACTCAGTTCCCCCCCAACCCCTCATAGAGAAGGGACATGCATCAAATGAAACCCCCAATCCCAGTGTTGTGGAGGAAAGTCCCCTGCCAGATGCAGCCACACGGTACGATGGTTCAGGCCACTGGCCCGAGCAGCTTGGGGAGGGAGAAGGGGGCAGGTGTCGTTTTGGGGACTGTCAGAGAACATCTCGAGTGCTATGCCTTAAGTGCTGTGTCTTTCTTTGTATCTCACGCAACCACAACTGCTTTTTGAATTTCCACAACGAAGGGAGTTTGGGAAAAGAGTAG
- the LOC123968526 gene encoding uncharacterized protein LOC123968526 isoform X3, whose translation MQSLTQPNSGPNPVTTVTTEQPLDTETEAQPAQSEPAAQEEENKSAATAEAEAQISPEKNGTGVQTAETLASMEVMPAVENDPAVQPLTEPSDNGGGMAVDSASKPSAPTEPVPDTNTNPVCDGQKAKKQGKGVRDGRKYVPSKKAMVDPLKMDMSKPLVMPLSSSQLSLQCIECHIIFSDHKSKERHLKLSHPAEYEQCILRNALFACYVCDRHFTNSTELMVHQKAHIEKKPFKCPICGQAFNKSSELTLHKKIHFGLDGYACSDCGKPCKTMTLLKYHRRTHTGERPYVCKECGKRFTMSKALQKHMVSHLPEGAEGDGGDTTAKAQLKKDDGATKYPCSVCKASFKSTKTRLHHMKTKHSVLPATASNALPEESPEEQVVFELESVTTSVEEVMSERGLQGGEEHHRDQSPGIILEKFLTSRQRATADKVCLMTARINQRQFLFQGLDSIADNEVHALDSQEIKVEENISDPLLFAPTCQNRQSASMQPQHHRDIRTVLVKEENSLVLNEVQSTQGSRHIRWNVEPVSNETTSSTLMESGDTTRDCRVTPEFNTNHCIFYPVKEEEREVQLGDAQTNSGNLIMGASSDVQQTEHQAADLTEVDAEWQHPPDLQDFLLQSSDEEDVGAFELSDPQLDSEAEVMAYFYKNQTNRAQGPDEMPQNLPTSTNQLQTPREENRTREPIDYFSKYFGWDTWVEITNCTNKLSNLPNPVIAREVAKFVGIHIAMGTLKFPSPRLYWEDLTKVPLVAEAMPLSRFLELSRMLKLASPAQDPVNNNIQEGRYGSDFQNVQQENSLSSRQSEISQCSDGQKRGDTPNDLDSSKTQTDPLWKAQPLLCRFRAGCQSLRRGGDYAVDQYPLPLTGKMHNKKLSLHCTTLIGFGGLLLHVDLKLGLSGKEDAVEKMVPKGSMVFLCKQELSTPAMLERLLVAGVHGAGRVGGARGQIGDEFVSSDGKLMLRRSHRGFILCTAGNGQRNMASLIDNFEKAQMSAHLNRDLLNLYSIPLTASAPTCWPQAVLWYLTDLALVNSWLLYRQDHGAASLPLTLMAFRLEVSKALILSSGSDTQDSVPPQPLIEKGHASNETPNPSVVEESPLPDAATRYDGSGHWPEQLGEGEGGRCRFGDCQRTSRVLCLKCCVFLCISRNHNCFLNFHNEGSLGKE comes from the exons ATGCAGAGCCTGACCCAGCCTAACAGTGGGCCAAACCCGGTGACCACAGTAACCACGGAGCAACCGCTGGACACGGAGACTGAGGCTCAGCCAGCACAAAGTGAACCAGCTGCacaagaggaggagaacaaatCAGCTGCTACTGCTGAGGCTGAAGCACAAATCTCACCGGAGAAAAATGGGACAGGGGTgcaaacagcagaaacacttgCTAGTATGGAAGTCATGCCAGCAGTGGAGAATGATCCGGCTGTTCAGCCACTGACTGAGCCCTCAGATAACGGTGGAGGGATGGCTGTGGACTCTGCTTCAAAGCCAAGTGCCCCCACAGAACCGGTACCTGATACAAATACAAATCCAGTGTGTGATGGGCAAAAGGCAAAGAAACAGGGCAAAGGTGTGCGTGATGGTAGGAAATATGTTCCTTCAAAGAAGGCGATGGTGGATCCTCTGAAGATGGACATGTCCAAACCCCTGGTTATGCCTCTCTCAT CCTCTCAGCTCTCCCTGCAGTGCATCGAGTGCCACATAATCTTCAGTGATCACAAGAGCAAAGAGCGTCATCTGAAGCTGAGCCACCCAGCAGAATATGAACAATGCATACTAAGGAATGCCCTTTTTGCCTGTTATGTTTGCGACCGCCACTTCACAAATTCCACAGAGCTTATGGTCCACCAGAAAGCCCACATAGAGAAGAAACCCTTCAAGTGTCCAATCTGTGGCCAGGCCTTCAACAAGTCATCAGAGCTCACCCTTCATAAAAAAATTCATTTTGGCCTGGACGGTTATGCCTGTTCTGACTGTGGCAAACCATGCAAAACCATGACACTGCTGAAGTATCACCGTCGCACACACACTGGAGAGAGGCCGTATGTATGCAAAGAGTGTGGAAAGAGGTTCACCATGTCCAAAGCTTTGCAGAAACATATGGTGTCACACCTGCCAGAGGGAGCTGAAGGAGATGGGGGAGACACAACAGCTAAAGCTCAACTGAAGAAAGATGATG GTGCTACAAAATATCCTTGTTCTGTATGCAAGGCCAGCTTCAAGAGTACCAAGACACGGTTACATCACATGAAAACTAAGCATAGTGTATTGCCTGCTACTGCCAGCAATGCCCTCCCAG AGGAATCTCCTGAAGAGCAAGTCGTGTTTGAGCTGGAGTCGGTTACCACTAGTGTTGAGGAGGTAATGAGTGAAAGAGGACTGCAAGGAGGAGAGGAGCACCACAGGGATCAGTCTCCAGGCATCATACTTGAGAAGTTCCTCACTTCTAGACAGAGAGCGACTGCTGACAAGGTGTGCCTGATGACAGCGAGGATCAATCAAAGACAG TTTTTGTTCCAGGGTTTGGACAGCATTGCTGACAATGAAGTGCATGCCCTTGATAGCCAGGAGATCAAGGTTGAAGAGAATATCTCAGACCCACTACTGTTTGCACCCACCTGTCAAAACAGACAGAGTGCAAGTATGCAGCCACAGCACCATCGTGATATAAGGACTGTTCTGGTGAAGGAGGAGAATAGCCTTGTGCTGAATGAGGTTCAGAGCACGCAGGGCAGCAGACATATCCGATGGAATGTGGAGCCGGTCAGCAATGAAACCACCTCCAGTACAT TAATGGAGAGTGGGGATACAACAAGGGACTGTCGCGTCACCCCTGAGTTCAACACCAACCACTGTATCTTCTACCcagtgaaggaagaggagagggaggttCAACTGGGAGATGCTCAGACCAATAGTGGGAATTTAATCATGGGGGCATCCAGTGATGTCCAGCAGACAGAACATCAAGCAGCAGATTTAA CTGAGGTAGATGCTGAGTGGCAGCATCCACCGGATCTCCAGGACTTTCTCCTACAGAGTTCTGATGAAGAGGACGTTGGTGCTTTTGAATTGTCTGATCCTCAGCTTGACTCAGAAGCAGAAGTAATGGCTTATTTCTACAAGAACCAAACAAACCGTGCACAAGGGCCAGATGAAATGCCACAAAA tttGCCAACTTCAACGAACCAGCTTCAAACaccaagagaggaaaacaggaCCAGAGAGCCCATTGATTACTTCTCCAAGTATTTTGGTTGGGATACCTGGGTAGAAATTACCAATTGCACAAATAAACTGTCCAACTTGCCCAACCCTGTCATTGCCAGAGAGGTTGCAAAATTTGTTGGGATCCACATTGCAATGGGAACTTTAAAG TTTCCCTCTCCGAGGCTCTACTGGGAGGACCTAACTAAGGTGCCCTTGGTTGCTGAAGCCATGCCACTTTCCCGTTTCCTCGAGCTGTCTCGCATGTTGAAGCTTGCCTCTCCTGCACAGGATCCAGTCAACAATAATATACAGGAGGGAAGATATGGTAGTGACTTTCAAAATGTACAGCAAGAAAATAGTCTGTCAAGCAGGCAAAGTGAAATTTCTCAGTGTAGTGACGGGCAGAAGCGAGGGGATACGCCAAATGACCTGGACAGTTCAAAAACACAGACTGATCCCCTGTGGAAGGCTCAGCCATTATTGTGCCGTTTTAGAGCAGGGTGCCAGTCACTGAGACGAGGTGGTGATTATGCAGTTGACCAATACCCACTTCCTCTGACTGGGAAGATGCACAATAAGAAACTGTCTCTCCACTGTACTACGTTAATTGGATTCGGTGGTTTGCTCTTACATGTGGATCTTAAATTGGGTCTGTCCGGCAAAGAGGACGCTGTGGAAAAAATGGTCCCCAAAGGTAGCATGGTATTTCTTTGCAAACAGGAACTCTCCACCCCTGCTATGCTAGAGCGTCTGTTAGTAGCTGGGGTTCATGGTGCAGGCAGGGTGGGAGGAGCCCGGGGACAGATCGGAGATGAGTTCGTAAGCTCAGATGGGAAGCTGATGTTGCGCAGATCGCACCGTGGCTTTATACTTTGTACTGCGGGAAATGGCCAGAGGAACATGGCTTCACTCATTGACAACTTTGAGAAGGCCCAGATGTCAGCTCACCTCAACAGAGATCTGCTAAATCTTTACTCTATCCCTCTCACTGCCTCGGCCCCAACCTGCTGGCCTCAAGCAGTGCTTTGGTATCTAACGGATCTGGCTTTGGTAAACTCCTGGCTCCTATACAGACAGGATCACGGGGCTGCGTCTCTACCTTTGACTCTCATGGCCTTCAGATTGGAGGTGTCCAAGGCTTTGATCCTCTCCAGCGGCTCTGATACCCAAGACTCAGTTCCCCCCCAACCCCTCATAGAGAAGGGACATGCATCAAATGAAACCCCCAATCCCAGTGTTGTGGAGGAAAGTCCCCTGCCAGATGCAGCCACACGGTACGATGGTTCAGGCCACTGGCCCGAGCAGCTTGGGGAGGGAGAAGGGGGCAGGTGTCGTTTTGGGGACTGTCAGAGAACATCTCGAGTGCTATGCCTTAAGTGCTGTGTCTTTCTTTGTATCTCACGCAACCACAACTGCTTTTTGAATTTCCACAACGAAGGGAGTTTGGGAAAAGAGTAG